In Amycolatopsis sp. EV170708-02-1, the following are encoded in one genomic region:
- the rpmB gene encoding 50S ribosomal protein L28, with product MAAVCDVCGKGPGFGKSVSHSHRRTNRRWNPNIQTVHAKIGLSQRKRLNACTSCIKAGKVVRG from the coding sequence GTGGCTGCCGTGTGCGACGTCTGTGGCAAGGGACCGGGCTTTGGCAAGTCGGTCTCGCACTCCCACCGGCGTACCAACCGCCGGTGGAACCCGAACATCCAGACCGTTCACGCCAAGATCGGTCTGTCCCAGCGCAAGCGCCTGAACGCCTGCACCTCGTGCATCAAGGCGGGCAAGGTCGTTCGCGGCTGA